The genome window TTAATAGTTTATATAAAAATAGGGATATATAAAAATATATCCCCATTGTAATAAAACTTTTTCTATTATGATGATTTCTTAATATAAATATCTTTCTTCTTCTTCTTCTTCTTCTTCTTCTCCGAATTTGTATATGTCTAAATGAATACCTATCTGAACACCTATATCAACAGATCCTAATTTTCCCGGATAACTATATCCTTCGCCTAATGAAGCTAAATTATTTTTTATCTGATAATATGGTATATCAAAATTAACATATAAAGATAAACTTAGAAGGAATAAATCTATACCTGTATAAAGTCTTACATAAGGTATAACAGTATTATTAAATCTTGATGAGAAATTACCTGCATTTAATGCTATGTTATTATTACCTTCCCAATATTTACCGGTGAAAGGAATTTTAACACCTCCTCCTATACCTAATACAAATAGCATAGGGTTCCATCTTAAATTAAGACCAACCATAACATTATCAAATTCATGCGTAAAGTTTTTTGAATCAGTTTGAAATTTAAATGTATCTCTATACCAACCAACATCTATACCTATAGATACATTATTAAGTTTATTTACATTAAAAGTAACTCTAGGGTTAAATATAACACCTACTTCAAATGCTGTTTGAGGACTTATTGATGCAGTTGGATTTAAATTGTCGGTTTGATAGAGGCTAGGAATACTTCCTCCTAATGGTATATAAAGTCCTACACCTAAAGTATGCGAGTAGGCTAATGCCGACATCGTCGTAAATAAGCTGATAAGTATAATAATTTTTTTCATATTTTTCTCCTTAAAACTATTATGATGTTATGATAGCAATATGAAATAATTTATAATATTTATTTTGTATTGAAGAATAAGCGAATGTTTAAAATTTGAAAAGCTAAACAGGTAATTTTTGAAATATAGATTTAAATACTGCATAAATTAATTCCATACAACTTTTATAAACCTATTTTTAGTATAGATTATTGTATATAAAAGTCAATATAAAAATATGATGTTTGTTATACTATACCTTGGTATTTGTTTATAATATCGATAGTTTTTTTGGAAGCTCCGTTATTTTGTATGAGCAAATTATATGCTTTTTCAGCCAAATAATTTCTGAGTTCTTCATTTTGATATGCTTCTTTTATTGTTTCTGCAAGTTTTTCTTTGTCATCGCATGTAAGTACAGCTTCTTTCATATACTCATATATTTCTATAAAATTATACATATATTTTCCGACTATAACAGCTTTTTTAAAATAAATAGCCTCTAATATATTATGTCCGCCCATAGTGCCCATAAAAGTGCCGCCCATTATAACTAAGTCAGAGAGTTTATACCAATTTAATAATTCACCTATTGTATTTATAATTATTCCGTCTTCAGATGTTTTATCATAGTCTGTATAAAGAGGCATATCATAACCTAATTTACTAGCTAGTTTTTGTATATCTTCGCCTCTGCTTATATCTCTTGGTACTATAACTATATATACTTTATCTTTAATTGCGAGTTTATTTATGGCTTTTAATATAAGTTCTTCTTCTCCTGCATGTGTACTGCCTGCTGCTATAACGAATTTATTTACGGGTATCATGCTTTCTAAATCATCTATTTTTTTTTCATCTACAAAATAAGTTATATCATATTTTAAATTTCCTGTAACAGTTATAAGAGATTCAGGCATTCCTATATATATCATATTTTTTTTATCAATATTGCTTTGAGCTAATATTTTAGTGTACATATTAAAATAAGGCTTGAAAAAGAATTTAAAATTTTTATAACCTTTTATTTCTTTTTTACCTATTCTTCCATTAATCATATATAGAGGTATAAGTTTTTTATGAAGCGAATATATTAGTGTAGGCCATATTTCTATTTCTGCTATCATTACATATTCGGGTGAAATTAAATTGATAAGTTTATTAATCATATGAGGATAATCTAAAGTAAGATAAAATAATTCCACTTTATCCCCATAATTCTTTTTAGCTATATCATATCCTCCTACCGTAGTAGTTGATAAATAGATGGCATAGCCTCTTTCTATCAAAGTAAATATTATTTCTTTAACAGCTACTATCTCACCAACACTTACAGCATGTATCCATACAGCGTTTTTATTATTCTCTTTTGGGTATATAAACCCTAATCTTGATAAAGCCCCTTTTCTGATAGGTTTATTAAATATCATCATAATTGAAAAAGCTATAAATATTACAGGATAAAAAATATATCCGAATATCGTATATACAGACATCAAAACTTTCTGCAAAAAATTCTGCATTGATGATTTCCTTTAAGTTAAAAAATAGCTGCTATAGTCATTACAATAATAAGTAAATATACAATAAAAGAAATACCTGCTTTTACTAAAGCATGTTGTTTTCTTGTACCCCATTCACATTTAAAAAATACTATTGTAAATAAAATAAATAATAATATCTCAATAGCATTTATTATAATAAAAATAGCCTCATATATTCCTATTTTTATATTATTATGCTCTATAATGTAAAAAGCTGCTATAGGAAAAAGCATAAATATAGAAGCGTTAACTATTCTATGTATTAAAATATATTTATTCATAGTTTGAATTATACTAAAATATATATAATTGTCAAAGTAAATTTTGTTTTAAATTTAAATTATTATTTAATTTTCATAAGTTTTCAATTATAAATCATTTAATTTATTCATTTTTATTCTTATTATAATTCCTATAAATACTATTATAAATGTTATCAATACTGCAGAATATAAGTTTAAGTTTAATTCATATTTTAGGAAATTTATACTGCTGAATTTATTTGATAAGTTTATTAGAAGTTCTGAAAAGAATTCTGATGTTTTAGAAGGAAAAATTGATAATGGGGTATATATTTGATATGTTATTATTGTTATCAGCGAAGATGAAAGTATTATAAAAGATATAGGTACGGCAAATATATTAGATATTATAGAAGTTATATTTAATATTGAGAAATGATATATGCTTAGTGGAAGTACGGTTATAAGTGCAAATATATTTATAGACAAAAATATTAATAGGTTTATAGAAATATTTTTTATTAATAGAGTAATTTTATTGTTTGTATTAATATTTCTTATATTTTTTATTATATAAAAATTTAATATGGGATAGTAAATAATTATTCCAAGTGTTGCTAGAAATGAAAATTGAAAACTTATATCTTTAATAGAATTAGGATTTAGGAGTAATATAATTAGAGCTGACAAAAATAATGCATTAATAGAATTTCTGTTTCTGTCAAAATAATATGATATAAGCAGACAAAATGCCATTATACTTGCTCTTATTATAGAAACAGAAAATAATGTTATAGGCGGATATATTATTATGGTTATAATTGTTGATATTAATATTCTTTTATAAAAGTTTATAGGAAAGAATGAAAGTATTAAAAATAAAATTGACAGTATCATTGAAATATGAAGACCAGATATAGAAAGTATATGAGATATTCCTGCATCTATAAAATATTGTCTTATATGATAAGGTATTATGTTTTTATCTCCTATCATTATTCCTTGTGCTATGGCGTAGGGTATAGCCTGCATATTTGAACCTAATGACTTTTTTATCATGTTTCTTATTTTTATAGAATAAGCATTTATATAATTAATAATAGAAAATCCGTTTTTCTGAATTACAAAATTATTATATCTATATATGCTTGCAGTACCATAAAGCATTCTATCAGCTAGAACTTCAATTATTATTTTTGAATTGTAAATATCATCGTTTGTTAATATGTTTTTATATAGATTTATTTTTGAAGATACTGTTATTTCATCATTAATAAATAATGTTTTTAATGAATCATTATAAAGTCTTATATTTCCTGCATAATCATACCAATTAGTTCCATCATAAACTTTATTCACATAAGCAATGTATCTATCTCTGTATCCGATAACTCCTTCATAGGATAATATTTTGGCATTGTATGCTTCTATTGGTTTATCAAAATTACTAAGCGGATTTTTTAATATGTTATAGTATCTAATAATTGTATAACTATATCCTATAAATAGGCATGAAAACATGAGTATTATTATAGAAATATTTAATTTGTTTTTTAATGCTAATATTATTGAAAAAATTATAAATATAAAAGCTATAATAATTGAAATATTAAGGAATTTATTAGTTTTGAATGCTATAGCTATACCAACAGCAAAAAATAATGTAATGTATGTTATATATGTGAGAGGATATAGAAAAAAAATTTTATTATAATTTTTAATCTCTTTTAACGATTCCATAAAAAATAATATTAATAATAGTATCTAAATCTTTTTCATAAAGCTCTAAATTTTTGTTTTTAGCCCATTCTAATTCAAAACCTTTTATTATTGCAAGAACAGCCTCAGTTGCAAGTCTTAAATCTATATTAAACAAACCCTTTTTTACTCCGCTTCTTAATATCATTTTTATAGTATTATATTCTTCTTTATGATATTGTGCTCTCATATGTTCTATAAGAGTAAAATCCTCAAATATTTCACTATGAAGTGCTTCGTAAAGATTTGCTAGTTTTATATAACCTTTTTGTCTTGTTAGAATATATGCTCTTAATTTTGTTTCTGCTGTATCTTCTTTTTTTATTGCTTCATATAATTCTTTTTTTAGATCATTAGCTTCATTTTCGGCTATTGCAAAAAATATTTCTTCTTTACTTTTAAAATAATGATAAATACTGCTTTTTGATTTATGCACCATTAGAGCTATATCACTCATAGATGCTTTTTTGAATCCGTATTTTTTGAATAATCTTTTTCCAGAATTTACTATCTGTTCACGAGGAGTCATTTTGCTAACCTTTAAGCCGTATTTAATTATATTATATACTCTATTTATTATTTGTCAAAGTTATTAAAATGGACTTGTTTCAAAAGTCAATGAAAATATTAAGTATAAAAATTATTAAATAAAAAACAGTATATGTAATGTTTTATATGTTGTATACATTGTAGTTTTAGTATATAGATATGTAGTATTATTCCTCCCAACACCAAATTAGGACTTACTCATCAGGTATAGATAGTTATAATTGGTATGTTCCTACTGCATCATAGTGTTATAAAAATAAGTTATGTGCGGGATATCAGAAGCATTCCTCACAATTAATAAATGCTTTTGAAACAAGTATAATGATCAATTTATGATATATAAATTTCTATTGAGAATTAATATTTTTTATGATAATATATTTCTATGCGTAATAAATTTAGTATAGAAGTATTTGATAACATAGGTGTTTTAAAAGAGCTCTCAAAAACATGGCATGCCTATTATGATTTTAGAATGTCTTGTATTTCATTAAAAAACTCGGAATATCTTTTAAGTATATTATCATTGATATTAAATCCTGCCAATCATTATGAGTATAAAGATATGGGTATGATATCATACAATATATTAGAAGAATATCATTCTAAGCATAAAGAATTTATGATATTGAAGGAGTTTTCAGAAAAAGAATATAATTCTTCTGTTCTTTCGAATATAGCAAGCAGATTTGAAGATAAAGTTATTATTATAGATAAAAGTTATGATGAAGATTTAAAATATATAGATAGTTTAGATTTAGATCCTCTTTTAAAACTATTAGTTTATCAAAAAGTGTCTTATGAATATGTAAGAGAGTATTCTAGTAGTTTTATAATATGCAGGATTGTATTTAATATATATTCATATAAATTGAAGTTATTAGATACGCCAATATTATATCCGTATCAATTTTTTGAAGCGACTATTAGTGATAATTCTTCTAATGAGGAATCTATAATAAGATACCTTAAATTTTTAAGGGGTATATGTTTATATGCAGTAGATACTATAAGTTTTGTTCAAAATGATTTGATGCGTTTAAAGTCTAGGCTTCTTCTTAATAAGAACTTTAAAAAACTTGCAGATTCTAATGTATTTTATATTATATTTATAACTCCTTATGTAAGAATAGTAGATTTAATGGATATGTTTAATTGGAAGAGGGATAAGGCAGCAAGGTTATTATCCAAATTAAGAGATGAAGATTTATTTGCTGAAGTTCGTATAAAAAAAGAAAAAATATTTGTTAATAAGTATATAATAGGCTTATTTGAATCAGGCGAGGCATTAAAACCCGATGAGTTTCTAATGAAGTTTATATAAAAGTGCTTGACATTTTTTTAAAAATATGTACAATGATATAATATTTTAATTATTTAATTATTTACATCGCGGGGTGGAGCAGTTGGTAGCTCGTTGGGCTCATAACCCAAAGGCCGTAGGTTCAAGTCCTGCCCCCGCTAATGGCCGAAAATATAGGCTTATTATTTTTTGGCGGCGTGGCTCAGGTGGTTAGAGCATGCGGCTCATATCCGCAGTGTCAGGGGTTCAAGTCCCTTCGCCGCTAATATTTTATAAAAAAGGCAGGTGAGTTAATTGGTAAGAGTATTCGCTAATGAAGGCGAACCAGTAGAAAGCGTTATTAAAAGATTCCGCAGAGCTTGTGAAAATGAAGGTATTTTACAAGACCTTAAAGAAAAACAATTCTATAAAAAACCTTCTCTTGAGAAAAAACTTCAAAGAGAAAAAGCTCTTAAAAGAATGAAAAGAAAAATCAAAAAAGAACGCAGATTGGGTTTGCTATAATTTATCTGTTTTTTAAAAAGCATTGGTATTTTTTATATCAATGCTTTTTTTATTCAATTAATATATATACACTTGAAAATATTTATCATTTAATGTATAATTCTCACAATTTTAAAATGAAATACTTTTAAAAGTTTAATAATGCTAATAATTTAATTTAATAATACTTATAAGGAGAAAATATATGGCAGCAAAACAGCTATTATTTGATGAAGAAGCTAGAAGAGCCCTTATGCGTGGGGTTGATGCTTTAGCTAATGCCGTAAAGGTAACTTTAGGACCACGCGGACGAAATGTTGTAATAGACAAAAAATTTGGTCCTCCTACTATAATAAATGATGGTGTAACTATCGCTAAAGAAATAGAATTAGAAGATCCATTCGAAAATATGGGTGCTCAAATCGTTAAAGAAGTTGCTACTAAAACTAATGATGTTGCTGGTGATGGTACAACTACTGCTACTGTTTTAGCTCAGGCTATGGTAAAAGAAGGTTTGAAAAATGTAACTAGCGGTGCTAACCCTATGCTTATTAAAAGAGGTATAGAAAAAGCTGTTAGCGAAATAGTTGCTTACATTAAATCTGAAGCTAAACAAATTAAAGGAAAAGAAGAGATTGCTCAGGTTGCTACTATTTCTGCTAATAATGATAAAGAAATTGGTACTTTAATCAGTGATGCTATGGAAAAAGTTGGTAAAGAAGGTGTTATCACTGTAGAAGAAGCTAAATCTTTAGAAACTAGCCTTTCTTTAGTAGAAGGTATGCAGTTTGACAGAGGTTATATTTCTCCATACTTCGTAACTAACGGAGATAGTATGACTGCTGAATTAGAAGATGCATTACTTCTTATCTATGATAAAAAAATCTCTAACATGAAAGAACTTCTTCCTATACTTGAAAAAATTGCTCAAACAGGAAAACCTTTCATTATTATCGCTGAAGATATTGAAAATGAAGCTTTGGCTACTTTAGTATTAAACAAAATGAGAGGGGTATTAAATGTATGTGCAGTTAAAGCTCCTGGTTTCGGTGACAGAAGAAAAGCTATGTTAGAAGATATAGCTATATTAACAGGCGGACAAGTTATCAGCGAAGATTTAGGTATGAAACTTGAAAATGCTGCTATTGAACAGCTTGGAAGAGCTAAAAAAATTACTGTAGATAAAGAAAATACTACTATAGTTGAAGGTGCTGGAAGCAAAGAAGATGTAAAAGCTAGAGTTGCTGCTATTAAAAAACAAATAGAAGAAACTGATAGTGATTATGACAGAGAAAAATTACAAGAGCGTTTAGCTAAACTTTCAGGCGGTGTTGCTGTTATCAATATAGGGGCAGCTACTGAAGTAGAAATGAAAGAGAAAAAAGCTAGAGTAGAAGATGCTTTATCTGCAACTCGTGCTGCTGTTGAAGAAGGAGTTATTCCTGGCGGCGGTATTACTTACTTACATGCTCAGAATAAATTAGAATCTTTAACTGTAGAAAATCCTGATGAAAAAGTAGGAGTTAATATTGTAAAAAGAGCTATAGAAGAGCCTATAAGAATGATAGCTACAAATGCTGGTTTAGACGGTTCTGTTGTTGCTATTGAAGCTAAAAAACAAAAAGGTAATATGGGGTTCAATGCTCTTACTAATGAATGGGTTGATATGCTTAAAGCTGGTATTATTGATCCTGCTAAAGTTTCTAGAAGTGCTTTACAAAATGCTGCTTCTATTGCTAGCCAAGTATTAACTGCTGAAGTTATTATTACTGATATACCTGAACCTGAAAAACCAATGCCTCCAATGCCTGGCGGCGGAATGGGCGGTATGTATTAATGAATAGCCTATAAATAATAATTAAGTTTATAATAA of Brachyspira hampsonii contains these proteins:
- a CDS encoding ComEC/Rec2 family competence protein, whose translation is MESLKEIKNYNKIFFLYPLTYITYITLFFAVGIAIAFKTNKFLNISIIIAFIFIIFSIILALKNKLNISIIILMFSCLFIGYSYTIIRYYNILKNPLSNFDKPIEAYNAKILSYEGVIGYRDRYIAYVNKVYDGTNWYDYAGNIRLYNDSLKTLFINDEITVSSKINLYKNILTNDDIYNSKIIIEVLADRMLYGTASIYRYNNFVIQKNGFSIINYINAYSIKIRNMIKKSLGSNMQAIPYAIAQGIMIGDKNIIPYHIRQYFIDAGISHILSISGLHISMILSILFLILSFFPINFYKRILISTIITIIIYPPITLFSVSIIRASIMAFCLLISYYFDRNRNSINALFLSALIILLLNPNSIKDISFQFSFLATLGIIIYYPILNFYIIKNIRNINTNNKITLLIKNISINLLIFLSINIFALITVLPLSIYHFSILNITSIISNIFAVPISFIILSSSLITIITYQIYTPLSIFPSKTSEFFSELLINLSNKFSSINFLKYELNLNLYSAVLITFIIVFIGIIIRIKMNKLNDL
- a CDS encoding TetR/AcrR family transcriptional regulator, with the protein product MTPREQIVNSGKRLFKKYGFKKASMSDIALMVHKSKSSIYHYFKSKEEIFFAIAENEANDLKKELYEAIKKEDTAETKLRAYILTRQKGYIKLANLYEALHSEIFEDFTLIEHMRAQYHKEEYNTIKMILRSGVKKGLFNIDLRLATEAVLAIIKGFELEWAKNKNLELYEKDLDTIINIIFYGIVKRD
- the rpsU gene encoding 30S ribosomal protein S21; the encoded protein is MVRVFANEGEPVESVIKRFRRACENEGILQDLKEKQFYKKPSLEKKLQREKALKRMKRKIKKERRLGLL
- a CDS encoding 3-deoxy-D-manno-octulosonic acid transferase, with amino-acid sequence MQNFLQKVLMSVYTIFGYIFYPVIFIAFSIMMIFNKPIRKGALSRLGFIYPKENNKNAVWIHAVSVGEIVAVKEIIFTLIERGYAIYLSTTTVGGYDIAKKNYGDKVELFYLTLDYPHMINKLINLISPEYVMIAEIEIWPTLIYSLHKKLIPLYMINGRIGKKEIKGYKNFKFFFKPYFNMYTKILAQSNIDKKNMIYIGMPESLITVTGNLKYDITYFVDEKKIDDLESMIPVNKFVIAAGSTHAGEEELILKAINKLAIKDKVYIVIVPRDISRGEDIQKLASKLGYDMPLYTDYDKTSEDGIIINTIGELLNWYKLSDLVIMGGTFMGTMGGHNILEAIYFKKAVIVGKYMYNFIEIYEYMKEAVLTCDDKEKLAETIKEAYQNEELRNYLAEKAYNLLIQNNGASKKTIDIINKYQGIV
- the groL gene encoding chaperonin GroEL (60 kDa chaperone family; promotes refolding of misfolded polypeptides especially under stressful conditions; forms two stacked rings of heptamers to form a barrel-shaped 14mer; ends can be capped by GroES; misfolded proteins enter the barrel where they are refolded when GroES binds) — protein: MAAKQLLFDEEARRALMRGVDALANAVKVTLGPRGRNVVIDKKFGPPTIINDGVTIAKEIELEDPFENMGAQIVKEVATKTNDVAGDGTTTATVLAQAMVKEGLKNVTSGANPMLIKRGIEKAVSEIVAYIKSEAKQIKGKEEIAQVATISANNDKEIGTLISDAMEKVGKEGVITVEEAKSLETSLSLVEGMQFDRGYISPYFVTNGDSMTAELEDALLLIYDKKISNMKELLPILEKIAQTGKPFIIIAEDIENEALATLVLNKMRGVLNVCAVKAPGFGDRRKAMLEDIAILTGGQVISEDLGMKLENAAIEQLGRAKKITVDKENTTIVEGAGSKEDVKARVAAIKKQIEETDSDYDREKLQERLAKLSGGVAVINIGAATEVEMKEKKARVEDALSATRAAVEEGVIPGGGITYLHAQNKLESLTVENPDEKVGVNIVKRAIEEPIRMIATNAGLDGSVVAIEAKKQKGNMGFNALTNEWVDMLKAGIIDPAKVSRSALQNAASIASQVLTAEVIITDIPEPEKPMPPMPGGGMGGMY